One window of the Camelina sativa cultivar DH55 chromosome 1, Cs, whole genome shotgun sequence genome contains the following:
- the LOC104708756 gene encoding uncharacterized protein LOC104708756, with the protein MALFYNQDDFQVLVLFESNRLIDIEAVFKERIIHLTFVYGDPVPKNRDLVWERILRISSNRSTPWFLVGDFNELTGNHEKRGGKLRHPSSFLAFNGMIRDCGFLDFPYIGDCLSWRGWRDKKPIRCRLDRALGNDDWHDLFPDTVTEYLPMIASDHKPLVVNIGAKRPRGNRSFMFDRRWIGKAGLMDAIASGWDGDLDQVSNTFIHKIVNCRKAISQWRKSQVPYGRETIENLKWQLEVALADDSIPPATISDLQSRLRQAYGDEEIYWYQKSRSKWM; encoded by the coding sequence ATGGCTCTGTTTTATAATCAGGATGATTttcaggttttggttttatttgagTCTAACAGGTTAATCGACATTGAAGCGGTTTTCAAAGAGCGGATAATTCATTTAACTTTCGTTTATGGAGATCCTGTCCCCAAAAATCGGGATCTGGTGTGGGAACGTATTTTAAGAATAAGCTCTAATCGGTCCACCCCTTGGTTTTTagttggggattttaatgagcTGACAGGAAATCATGAAAAAAGAGGGGGGAAGTTACGTCATCCTTCCTCGTTTCTCGCTTTTAATGGGATGATTAGggattgtggttttttggattttccttatattggTGATTGCTTGTCTTGGAGGGGTTGGCGGGATAAAAAACCTATTCGTTGTCGGCTGGACAGGGCTCTAGGGAATGACGATTGGCATGATCTGTTCCCAGACACGGTGACGGAGTACTTACCAATGATAGCCTCTGATCATAAGCCTCTAGTGGTTAATATTGGGGCTAAAAGGCCGCGGGGGAACAGGAGTTTTATGTTTGACCGCCGCTGGATTGGTAAGGCGGGGCTGATGGATGCGATCGCATCAGGGTGGGACGGGGATTTGGATCAGGTTTCGAATACTTTCATCCATAAAATAGTGAATTGCCGAAAGGCGATTTCTCAGTGGCGTAAATCACAAGTCCCATACGGTAGGGAAACCATTGAAAATTTAAAGTGGCAGTTGGAGGTGGCTCTAGCAGATGATTCAATTCCTCCTGCTACAATTTCGGATCTACAGAGTCGGTTACGTCAGGCGTATGGGGATGAAGAGATTTACTGGTATCAAAAAAGTCGGAGTAAATGGATGTGA